A genomic segment from Bradyrhizobium diazoefficiens USDA 110 encodes:
- a CDS encoding ferritin-like domain-containing protein → MAKRAKKRANAKKSAARRPRQAPKMLSDLFLETLKDIYYAENKIIKTLPKMAKAAHSKQLSAAFNKHLRETQGQVKRLDQIFKMLGKPARGKPCEAINGITDEGAEIMKDFKNAPALDAGLLAAAQAVEHYEISRYGTLRTWAEELGMPDAARLLQATLDEEEATDHTLTELATSVINLEAEEEYRAAA, encoded by the coding sequence ATGGCCAAACGAGCAAAGAAACGTGCGAACGCGAAAAAGTCCGCGGCGCGCCGCCCGCGTCAGGCGCCGAAGATGTTGAGCGACCTGTTTCTGGAGACGCTGAAGGACATCTATTACGCCGAGAACAAGATCATCAAGACGCTGCCGAAGATGGCGAAGGCGGCTCACTCCAAGCAGCTGTCCGCGGCCTTCAACAAGCATCTGCGCGAGACGCAGGGCCAGGTCAAACGCCTTGACCAGATCTTCAAGATGCTGGGCAAGCCCGCGCGCGGCAAGCCCTGCGAGGCGATCAACGGCATCACCGACGAGGGCGCCGAGATCATGAAGGATTTCAAGAACGCCCCTGCCCTCGACGCCGGCCTGCTCGCCGCGGCGCAAGCCGTCGAGCACTACGAGATCTCCCGCTACGGCACGCTGCGCACCTGGGCCGAGGAGCTCGGCATGCCGGACGCCGCCAGGCTGCTCCAGGCGACGCTCGATGAGGAAGAGGCGACCGATCACACCCTGACCGAGCTCGCCACCTCCGTGATCAACCTCGAAGCGGAAGAAGAATACCGCGCCGCCGCCTGA
- a CDS encoding chloride channel protein, producing MFVRIRHLADRKGSNRLMVRLRALLRSNEFYLIPLALVIGTLAGAIVTLMAEIAQIAHMVIYGIPVDVRLSANARVSPWAALIAPALGGLALGIMEWSRRRMKISSAVDPIEANALRGGNLSMRDSLVVSSQTLISNGCGASVGLEAGYTQIGSGIASLLGKFFNLRRNDLRLMVGCGAAAAIAAAFGAPITGAFYACELIVGVYSVGSAAPILAASLAGALTAQWLGGAPYSLEIPKVSAVGVEQYLALIGLALITSGVGIAVMRSSPMFERLFAWLPVWLRPVMGGLVVGGFAIVTPQVLAAGHGAMVLDLFHDMTIGLIALIIALKVTACLISLASGFRGGLFFASLFVGSLIGKFFSAVLLLISPNFVIDPLVAMLTGMATLGVAIVGGPLTMSFLVLEMTRNVDVTAVVLAGCIVTSICVRFMFGHSFSTWRLHLRGETIRSANDVGWLRNLTVERLMRSDVGKVPSTTTIAAVRREFVLGSRPGVVIVNNADEYIGLVLLPDLFSSDLDTIADDIQVIELARLIDIVLIPEMNVKSAMAVFDEAEAEMLAVVDSTDSRKVVGFLTENFARRRYVEEIDKATRGVLGALS from the coding sequence GTGTTCGTGCGGATCAGACATCTCGCCGATCGCAAGGGATCGAACCGCCTCATGGTTCGCCTGCGCGCGCTCTTGCGCAGCAACGAGTTCTACCTGATCCCGCTTGCACTGGTGATCGGCACGCTGGCCGGCGCCATCGTGACGCTGATGGCCGAGATCGCGCAGATTGCCCATATGGTTATCTACGGCATTCCCGTCGACGTCCGCCTGTCGGCCAACGCCAGGGTCAGCCCCTGGGCGGCGCTGATCGCGCCTGCGCTCGGCGGATTGGCGCTCGGCATCATGGAATGGTCGCGGCGGCGGATGAAGATCTCCAGCGCGGTCGACCCGATCGAGGCCAATGCGCTGCGCGGCGGCAATCTGTCGATGCGCGACAGCCTGGTGGTGTCGAGCCAGACGCTGATCTCCAACGGCTGCGGCGCCTCGGTCGGCCTCGAGGCCGGCTATACCCAGATCGGCTCCGGCATCGCCTCGCTGCTCGGCAAGTTTTTCAATCTGCGCCGCAACGATCTGCGCCTGATGGTCGGCTGCGGTGCGGCCGCCGCGATCGCCGCGGCGTTCGGCGCGCCGATCACCGGCGCCTTCTACGCCTGCGAGCTGATCGTCGGCGTCTATTCGGTCGGCAGCGCCGCCCCGATCCTGGCGGCCTCGCTCGCAGGTGCGCTGACCGCGCAATGGCTCGGCGGCGCGCCGTATTCGCTGGAGATACCGAAGGTCAGCGCCGTCGGCGTCGAGCAGTATTTGGCACTGATCGGTCTCGCCCTCATCACCAGCGGCGTCGGCATCGCCGTGATGCGCTCCTCGCCGATGTTCGAGCGCCTGTTCGCCTGGCTGCCGGTCTGGCTGCGTCCCGTGATGGGCGGCCTCGTCGTCGGCGGCTTTGCCATCGTCACGCCGCAGGTGCTGGCGGCCGGCCACGGCGCCATGGTGCTCGATCTCTTTCACGACATGACGATCGGCCTGATCGCGCTGATCATCGCCCTGAAGGTGACGGCCTGCCTGATCTCGCTCGCCTCGGGCTTCCGCGGCGGCCTGTTCTTCGCCTCGCTGTTCGTCGGCAGCCTGATCGGAAAGTTCTTCTCCGCGGTGCTGTTGCTGATCAGCCCGAACTTCGTGATCGATCCGCTGGTGGCGATGCTGACGGGCATGGCGACGCTCGGCGTCGCCATCGTGGGCGGTCCCCTGACGATGTCGTTCCTCGTGCTCGAGATGACCCGCAATGTCGACGTCACCGCCGTGGTGCTGGCCGGCTGCATCGTGACCTCGATCTGCGTCCGCTTCATGTTCGGCCACTCCTTCTCGACCTGGCGCCTGCATCTGCGCGGCGAGACCATCCGCAGCGCCAACGACGTCGGCTGGCTGCGCAACCTGACCGTCGAGCGGCTGATGCGCTCCGACGTCGGCAAGGTGCCGTCGACCACGACGATCGCCGCCGTACGCCGCGAATTCGTGCTTGGCTCGCGGCCGGGAGTCGTCATCGTCAACAATGCGGACGAATATATCGGCCTCGTCCTGCTGCCCGATCTGTTCTCCAGCGACCTCGACACCATCGCCGACGACATCCAGGTGATCGAGCTCGCCCGCCTGATCGACATCGTGTTGATCCCGGAAATGAACGTGAAGTCGGCGATGGCGGTGTTCGATGAGGCGGAAGCCGAGATGCTGGCGGTGGTCGATTCCACCGACAGCCGCAAGGTGGTCGGTTTCCTCACCGAGAACTTCGCCCGTCGCCGCTATGTCGAGGAGATCGACAAGGCCACGCGCGGCGTGCTCGGGGCGCTGTCGTAA
- a CDS encoding Hsp20/alpha crystallin family protein yields the protein MQPKNPLDWMLSEALDSLTRAERLRQQFGRQEACWEPPIDVLETEHELLILVALPGVNPDNVETVIHDGALVISGQRTLPPELRNARIHRLELPQGRFERRIALPLGRYAISRFVMDGCVALRLAKS from the coding sequence ATGCAACCCAAAAATCCCCTCGACTGGATGCTGTCCGAAGCCCTGGACTCGCTGACCCGCGCCGAACGGCTGCGGCAGCAGTTCGGCCGCCAGGAAGCCTGCTGGGAGCCGCCGATCGACGTGCTCGAAACCGAGCATGAGCTTTTGATCCTGGTCGCGCTTCCCGGCGTCAATCCCGACAATGTCGAGACGGTGATCCATGACGGCGCGCTCGTCATCTCCGGCCAGCGCACCCTTCCGCCGGAGCTTCGCAACGCCCGCATCCACCGGCTCGAGCTGCCGCAGGGGCGTTTTGAGCGCCGCATTGCATTGCCCCTTGGCCGCTACGCCATCAGCCGCTTCGTGATGGACGGCTGCGTCGCGCTGCGCCTCGCCAAATCCTGA
- the lon gene encoding endopeptidase La, with protein MATEQMNNAQTNSTESDVKIPDDALIIIPVREMVLFPGAIAPIAIARPKSVAAAQQALREQRPVGIVLQRSPETEEPGPDDLYRVATIANIVRYITAPDGTHHIVCQGVQRARILDFLPGTPFPAARIQQIPEPTTTSPEIEARALNLQRQAIEAIELLPQAPPELVAMFQSTTAPGALADLATSFMDIKPQDKQEVLETIDLSLRVEKVSKHLAERLEVLRISNEIGQKTRASFDERQREAILREQMATIQRQLGEGDGKAAEVAELNAAIAQAKMPPEAEAHAKKELRRYERMPEAAGEAGMVRTYLDWLIELPWALPAEKPIDIKEARRILDADHFGLEKIKSRIIEYLAVRKLAPQGKAPILCFVGPPGVGKTSLGQSIARAMDRPFVRVSLGGVHDEAEIRGHRRTYIGALPGNIIQGIKKAGSRNCVMMLDEIDKMGRGVQGDPSAAMLEVLDPEQNGTFRDNYLGVPFDLSRVVFIATANMLDQIPGPLLDRMELISLAGYTEDEKLEIAKRYLVRRQLEANGLTAEQAEIEPDALKLIVKGYTREAGVRNLEREIGKVFRHAAVQVAEGSAAKVVVTVKDIATVLGQPRFEGEIAQRTSIPGVATGLAWTPVGGDILFIEASRVPGRGGMILTGQLGDVMRESVQAAMTLVKSRASQLGIDPQLFEKSDIHVHVPAGATPKDGPSAGVAMYTALTSLLTNRTVRSDTAMTGEISLRGLVLPVGGIKEKVVAAAAAGLKRVMLPARNKRDYDDIPKSARDNLEFIWLERVDEAIAAALEPAEAKVEAAE; from the coding sequence ATGGCCACCGAACAGATGAATAACGCACAGACCAATTCCACCGAGTCCGACGTGAAGATCCCCGACGACGCACTGATCATCATCCCCGTGCGCGAGATGGTGCTGTTTCCCGGCGCCATCGCGCCGATCGCGATCGCGCGGCCGAAGTCCGTCGCCGCCGCGCAGCAGGCGCTGCGCGAGCAGCGGCCGGTCGGCATCGTCCTGCAACGCAGCCCGGAGACCGAAGAGCCGGGGCCGGACGATCTCTATCGGGTCGCGACCATCGCCAACATCGTGCGCTACATCACCGCGCCCGACGGCACCCACCACATCGTCTGCCAGGGCGTGCAGCGCGCGCGCATCCTCGACTTCCTGCCGGGGACGCCGTTCCCGGCCGCGCGGATCCAGCAGATTCCGGAGCCGACCACGACCTCGCCCGAGATCGAGGCGCGCGCGCTGAATTTGCAGCGCCAGGCGATCGAGGCGATCGAGCTGCTGCCGCAGGCGCCGCCCGAGCTGGTCGCGATGTTCCAGAGCACCACCGCGCCCGGCGCGCTGGCGGACCTGGCGACGTCGTTCATGGACATCAAGCCGCAGGACAAGCAGGAAGTGCTGGAGACCATCGACCTCTCCTTGCGGGTCGAGAAGGTGTCGAAGCACCTGGCGGAGCGGCTGGAGGTGCTGCGCATCTCCAACGAGATCGGCCAGAAGACCCGCGCCAGCTTCGACGAGCGGCAGCGCGAGGCGATCCTGCGCGAGCAGATGGCGACCATCCAGCGCCAGCTCGGCGAAGGCGACGGCAAGGCGGCCGAGGTCGCCGAGCTGAACGCTGCCATCGCCCAGGCCAAGATGCCGCCGGAGGCCGAGGCGCACGCCAAAAAGGAGCTGCGCCGCTACGAGCGCATGCCCGAGGCCGCCGGCGAAGCCGGCATGGTCCGCACCTACCTCGACTGGCTGATCGAGCTGCCCTGGGCGCTGCCCGCGGAGAAGCCGATCGACATCAAGGAGGCGCGCCGCATCCTGGATGCCGATCATTTCGGCCTGGAGAAGATCAAGAGCCGGATCATCGAATATCTGGCGGTGCGCAAGCTCGCCCCGCAGGGCAAGGCGCCGATCCTGTGCTTCGTCGGCCCGCCCGGCGTCGGCAAGACCTCGCTCGGCCAGTCCATCGCACGCGCGATGGATCGCCCTTTCGTGCGCGTCAGCCTCGGCGGCGTGCATGACGAGGCCGAGATCCGCGGTCACCGGCGCACCTATATCGGCGCGCTGCCCGGCAACATCATCCAGGGCATCAAGAAGGCCGGTAGCCGGAATTGCGTCATGATGCTGGACGAGATCGACAAGATGGGCCGTGGCGTGCAGGGTGATCCTTCCGCCGCCATGCTGGAGGTGCTCGACCCCGAGCAGAACGGGACGTTCCGGGACAATTACCTGGGCGTGCCCTTCGACCTGTCGCGCGTTGTCTTCATCGCGACCGCCAACATGCTGGACCAGATTCCGGGTCCGCTGCTGGACCGCATGGAGCTGATCAGCCTCGCCGGTTACACCGAGGACGAGAAGCTGGAGATCGCGAAGCGCTATCTGGTGCGGCGGCAGCTGGAGGCCAACGGCCTGACGGCCGAGCAAGCCGAGATCGAGCCGGACGCGCTGAAGCTGATCGTCAAGGGCTACACCCGCGAGGCCGGCGTGCGTAACCTCGAGCGCGAGATCGGCAAGGTGTTCCGCCATGCTGCGGTGCAGGTCGCCGAAGGCTCGGCTGCGAAGGTCGTGGTGACGGTGAAGGACATCGCCACGGTGCTCGGCCAACCGCGCTTCGAAGGCGAGATCGCGCAGCGCACCAGCATCCCGGGCGTGGCCACCGGCCTTGCCTGGACGCCGGTCGGCGGCGACATCCTGTTCATCGAGGCCTCGCGCGTGCCGGGCCGCGGCGGGATGATCCTGACCGGCCAGCTCGGCGACGTCATGCGCGAGAGCGTGCAGGCGGCGATGACGCTGGTGAAGAGCAGAGCCAGCCAGCTCGGCATCGATCCGCAGCTGTTCGAGAAAAGCGACATCCACGTTCACGTCCCGGCGGGCGCAACCCCGAAGGACGGACCGAGCGCGGGGGTCGCGATGTACACGGCGCTGACGTCACTGCTCACCAATCGCACGGTGCGCAGCGACACCGCGATGACCGGCGAGATCTCGCTGCGCGGCCTGGTGCTGCCGGTCGGCGGCATCAAGGAGAAGGTGGTGGCCGCCGCCGCCGCCGGCTTGAAGCGGGTGATGCTGCCGGCGCGCAACAAGCGGGACTACGACGACATCCCGAAGAGCGCGCGGGACAACCTCGAATTCATCTGGCTGGAGCGCGTCGACGAGGCCATCGCCGCCGCGCTCGAGCCGGCCGAGGCCAAGGTCGAAGCGGCGGAGTGA
- a CDS encoding acetyl-CoA C-acetyltransferase: protein MADALIIDTCRTPRGVGKAGKGALSGIHPQQLGATVLRALADRTGINTADVDDIVWGCSAQVATQSGDLGRMSALDAGYDVRASAVTLDRFCGSGITSVNMAASSIMAGAEDLVIAGGCEMMSMEGRRGGGPMMMDGGNLRLRARHPQSHQGVCADAIATMEGITRRDVDALGLESQKRAAHAIANGHFKKSLVPVHREDGSLALDHEEYPRPQTTMEGLSSLKPAFPAIADYALDDKGTTYRGLILQKYPDLNIDFVHHAGNSSGVVDGAAAILLASPAYAKAHGLKARARVVAMANMGDSPTLMLNAPVPATRKVLAKAGLSIDDIDLFEINEAFAVVAEKYIRDLKLDRAKVNVNGGSIALGHPIGATGSILIGTVLDELERRDLKRGLVTMCAAGGMAPAIIIERV, encoded by the coding sequence ATGGCTGACGCGCTGATCATCGATACCTGCCGGACACCGCGGGGCGTCGGCAAGGCCGGCAAGGGAGCGCTCTCGGGCATTCATCCGCAGCAACTCGGCGCAACCGTGCTGCGCGCGCTCGCCGATCGCACCGGCATCAATACCGCCGACGTCGACGACATCGTCTGGGGCTGCAGCGCGCAGGTCGCAACACAAAGCGGCGATCTCGGCCGGATGTCGGCGCTCGATGCCGGCTACGACGTGCGCGCCAGCGCGGTGACGCTCGACCGCTTCTGCGGAAGCGGCATCACCAGCGTCAACATGGCGGCATCCTCGATCATGGCGGGCGCCGAAGACCTCGTCATCGCCGGCGGCTGCGAGATGATGTCGATGGAGGGACGCCGCGGCGGCGGTCCGATGATGATGGACGGCGGCAATCTGCGCCTGCGTGCGCGGCATCCGCAGTCGCATCAGGGCGTCTGCGCCGATGCGATAGCAACCATGGAAGGCATCACGCGACGGGACGTCGATGCGCTCGGGCTGGAGAGCCAGAAGCGCGCCGCGCATGCGATCGCGAACGGGCACTTCAAGAAGAGCCTCGTGCCCGTTCATCGCGAGGACGGCAGCCTCGCGCTCGACCACGAAGAGTATCCGCGGCCGCAGACCACGATGGAAGGCCTCAGCAGCCTGAAGCCGGCTTTCCCCGCCATTGCCGACTATGCGCTCGACGACAAGGGCACGACCTATCGCGGCCTGATCCTGCAAAAATATCCGGATCTGAACATCGACTTCGTGCACCATGCCGGCAACTCCTCCGGCGTCGTCGACGGTGCCGCCGCGATCCTCCTGGCCTCGCCCGCCTACGCCAAGGCGCATGGCCTTAAAGCCCGCGCCCGCGTGGTGGCGATGGCGAACATGGGGGACTCGCCGACGCTGATGCTGAATGCGCCGGTGCCGGCGACGCGCAAGGTGCTGGCGAAGGCGGGCCTCTCCATCGACGACATCGACCTGTTCGAGATCAACGAGGCCTTCGCGGTGGTCGCGGAAAAATACATCCGCGACCTCAAGCTCGACCGCGCGAAGGTCAACGTCAATGGCGGCTCGATCGCGCTCGGCCATCCGATCGGCGCGACCGGCTCGATCCTGATCGGCACCGTGCTCGACGAGCTCGAGCGGCGCGACCTGAAGCGCGGCCTCGTCACCATGTGTGCCGCCGGCGGCATGGCGCCCGCCATCATTATCGAGCGCGTCTAG
- a CDS encoding L-fuculose-phosphate aldolase translates to MSMTVDELAKRQAIIDACRRMNALGINQGTSGNISVRHVDGLLVTPTSVPYEAMTPDQIVFMAMDGSHAPDQKPSSEWRFHRDILKARPEVDAVVHAHPTYCTILAIMGMEIPPVHYMIAAAGGDSIRCAPYATFGTEELSEHAVRALEGRLACLLDHHGMIAIGKTLDKAMWLAVEVETLARQYHGCLQIGKPPLLSSAEVERVRQRMSGYGMSEG, encoded by the coding sequence ATGTCGATGACCGTGGACGAGCTCGCCAAGAGACAGGCCATCATCGACGCCTGCCGCCGCATGAATGCGCTCGGCATCAACCAGGGCACATCAGGCAATATCAGCGTCCGGCATGTGGACGGGCTTCTGGTCACGCCGACCAGCGTGCCCTATGAGGCCATGACGCCGGACCAGATCGTGTTCATGGCGATGGACGGCTCGCACGCGCCCGATCAGAAGCCGTCCAGCGAGTGGCGCTTCCACCGCGACATCCTGAAGGCCCGGCCCGAGGTCGACGCCGTGGTCCATGCCCATCCGACCTATTGCACCATCCTGGCGATCATGGGCATGGAGATCCCGCCGGTGCACTACATGATTGCGGCCGCAGGCGGCGACAGCATCCGCTGCGCGCCCTATGCCACGTTCGGAACGGAGGAACTGTCCGAACATGCGGTGCGGGCGCTGGAGGGGCGGCTTGCCTGCCTGCTCGACCATCACGGCATGATCGCGATCGGCAAGACGCTGGACAAGGCGATGTGGCTCGCTGTCGAGGTCGAGACCCTGGCGCGGCAATATCACGGCTGCCTCCAGATCGGGAAACCGCCGCTGCTCTCTAGCGCCGAGGTCGAACGCGTGCGCCAGCGCATGTCCGGCTACGGCATGTCGGAAGGGTAG
- a CDS encoding MarC family protein has product MLDFALSAFVTLLLVVDPVGLAPAFLAATGGMPDTVKRTIALRAPLIAASILVVIALVGNWLLRQLGIGIPAFQIAGGLLLFGVSYQMIFGDRPHREAREADKATSEHASDVAVFPLAIPMMAGPGAIATTLLLTGDAGYGARRAIIIAVVLSVCLLCMLCFLSASLIARTLGRTGNAVLSRVLGMLLAAYSVQFVINGIAAVRASLP; this is encoded by the coding sequence ATGCTCGACTTCGCCCTGTCCGCCTTCGTGACGCTGCTGCTGGTGGTCGATCCCGTCGGCCTTGCGCCGGCCTTCCTGGCCGCGACCGGGGGCATGCCCGACACGGTCAAGCGCACGATCGCGCTGCGCGCGCCGCTGATCGCAGCCTCGATCCTGGTGGTGATCGCGCTGGTCGGAAACTGGCTGTTGCGCCAGCTCGGGATCGGCATCCCCGCGTTCCAGATCGCGGGCGGGCTGCTGCTGTTCGGCGTCTCCTACCAGATGATCTTCGGCGACCGCCCGCATCGCGAGGCCCGCGAGGCCGACAAGGCGACCTCGGAGCACGCGTCCGATGTCGCGGTGTTTCCGCTGGCGATCCCCATGATGGCCGGCCCCGGTGCGATCGCGACCACATTGCTGTTGACGGGCGATGCCGGCTACGGGGCGCGGCGCGCGATCATCATCGCGGTCGTCCTCTCGGTGTGCCTGCTCTGCATGCTGTGCTTTCTGTCCGCGAGCCTGATCGCCCGCACCCTCGGGCGCACCGGAAATGCCGTGCTTTCGCGCGTGCTCGGCATGCTGCTCGCCGCCTATTCCGTGCAGTTCGTGATCAACGGCATCGCGGCCGTCCGGGCGAGCCTGCCGTAG
- a CDS encoding HU family DNA-binding protein produces MPAQMSKSQLIEKIATATELSKRDVKSVMETLTDVGHKELKKNGLFLVPGFAKFVVIKKPATKARKGTNPFTGEEMMFKAKPARKIVRARPVKAAKDAVA; encoded by the coding sequence ATGCCAGCCCAAATGTCCAAATCGCAGTTGATCGAAAAGATTGCGACCGCCACCGAGCTTTCCAAGCGCGACGTCAAGAGCGTCATGGAGACGCTGACCGACGTCGGTCACAAGGAGCTCAAGAAGAACGGCCTGTTCCTGGTGCCGGGCTTCGCCAAGTTCGTGGTCATCAAGAAGCCCGCGACCAAGGCGCGCAAGGGCACCAACCCGTTCACGGGTGAAGAGATGATGTTCAAGGCCAAGCCGGCCCGGAAGATCGTCCGCGCCCGCCCGGTCAAGGCTGCCAAGGACGCCGTGGCCTGA